In Populus alba chromosome 9, ASM523922v2, whole genome shotgun sequence, a genomic segment contains:
- the LOC118059037 gene encoding protein EARLY-RESPONSIVE TO DEHYDRATION 7, chloroplastic, giving the protein MSTSTSSSLYPTIDMKDVAGNKKNEAVSPLDSNSEAREEILIKIPGSIVHLIEKDRSVELACGDFFIVSLKQGETTVAVFACVDDDIRWPLARDEAAVKLDESHYFFTLRVPENETDGGELNKGEVELLNYGVTFASKGQKGLLKELDKILECYSLFSVQEVKKSGKSKVIDWNVAKEISPDELEKNKELMEKSSSAYWTVLAPNVEDYSSCIARTIAAGSGQLIRGILWCGDVTVDRLKWGDGFFKKKIRKGKDSDISPGTLRRIKRVKKLTKMSEKMAVGILSGVVKVSGSVTSPIVNSKAGKKFFSLLPGEVILASLDGFIKVCDAIEVAGKNVLSTSSVVTTGLVSHRYGEDAAKVTHEGLDAAGHAIGTAWVVFKIRRALNPKSFFKATTLVKETAKANAAKMKASKHKK; this is encoded by the exons ATGTCTACTTCTACTTCGTCCTCTTTGTATCCTACTATTGACATGAAAGACGTGGCAGGCAACAAGAAGAACGAGGCGGTTTCACCACTGGATTCAAACTCCGAAGCCCGTGAAGAAATCTTGATCAAAATCCCAGGATCAATCGTTCATTTAATTGAGAAAGATCGTAGTGTAGAATTGGCTTGTGGTGACTTCTTTATTGTGAGTCTTAAACAGGGTGAAACCACTGTTGCTGTTTTTGCTTGTGTAGATGATGATATTCGGTGGCCTTTAGCTAGAGATGAGGCAGCAGTTAAGCTTGATGAATCACATTACTTCTTTACTCTTCGTGTGCCTGAAAATGAAACGGATGGGGGTGAGTTAAATAAGGGAGAGGTTGAGTTGTTGAATTATGGGGTAACTTTTGCTTCGAAAGGCCAAAAGGGCTTGTTGAAGGAGTTAGATAAGATATTGGaatgttatagtttgttttcgGTGCAAGAAGTGAAGAAGAGTGGGAAGTCGAAGGTAATTGATTGGAATGTAGCGAAGGAGATATCGCCGGATGAGTTGGAGAAGAATAAAGAATTGATGGAGAAGAGTTCTTCTGCGTATTGGACAGTGTTGGCTCCTAATGTGGAGGATTATAGCTCGTGTATTGCTAGGACGATTGCGGCCGGGTCAGGGCAGCTGATTAGGGGGATTTTGTGGTGTGGAGATGTGACAGTGGATAGGTTGAAGTGGGGCGATGGGTTCTTCAAGAAAAAGATTCGTAAGGGTAAGGATTCAGATATTAGTCCAGGGACTTTGAGGAGGATCAAAAG GGTAAAGAAGTTGACAAAAATGTCAGAGAAAATGGCTGTTGGGATTCTTTCGGGGGTTGTCAAAGTCTCTGGATCTGTTACAAGTCCAATTGTGAACTCTAAAGCGGGCAAGAAATTTTTTAGCCTATTGCCTGGTGAAGTTATTCTTGCTTCCTTGGATGGATTTA TCAAGGTGTGTGATGCTATTGAAGTTGCTGGAAAGAATGTCTTGTCAACCTCATCAGTTGTCACAACTGGACTTGTCTCACACAG ATATGGAGAAGATGCTGCAAAGGTAACACACGAAGGGCTTGATGCTGCAGGACATGCTATTGGCACTGCTTGGGTTGTGTTTAAGATAAGAAGGGCTCTTAATCCAAAGAGTTTCTTCAAAGCAACAACTCTTGTAAAAGAGACTGCAAAGGCAAACGCGGCTAAAATGAAGGCTAGTAAACACAAGAAGTAA
- the LOC118058808 gene encoding amino acid permease 3 produces MLPRSRTMPGRINHGVVDERHDIRHYLEVEVHPKVSESEAINPQSNYSKCFDDDGRLKRTGNFWTSSSHIITAVIGSGVLSLAWAIAQLGWVAGPAVMVLFAFVNLYTSNLLAQCYRSGDPLTGQRNYTYMDAVKSYLGGRKVMLCGWIQYLNLFGVAIGYTIAASVSMMAIKRSNCFHSSGGKDPCHMSSNGFMITFGIIEILFSQIPDFDQVWWLSIVAAIMSFTYSTVGLGLGIGKVAGNGTFKGSLTGISIGTETHAGPVTSTQKLWRSLQALGAIAFAYSFSIILIEIQDTIRSPPAEYKTMKKATLFSIIITTIFYLLCGCMGYAAFGDLAPGNLLTGFGFYNPYWLLDIANVAIVVHLVGAYQVYCQPLFAFVEKWSARKWPKSDFVTAEYEVPIPFYGVYQLNFLRLVWRTIFVMLTTLIAMLMPFFNDVVGLLGAMGFWPLTVFFPIEMYISQKKIGRWTSQWIGLQILSMTCLMISIAAAVGSVAGVVLDLKTYKPFKTSY; encoded by the exons ATGTTGCCTAGGAGTCGAACTATGCCTGGCAGAATCAACCATGGAGTG GTAGATGAAAGGCATGATATCAGGCACTACTTAGAGGTGGAAGTCCACCCTAAAGTTAGTGAGAGTGAAGCTATCAACCCTCAATCCAATTACTCAAAGTGCTTTGATGATGATGGTCGCTTGAAAAGAACAG GAAATTTCTGGACTTCATCTTCCCACATAATCACTGCTGTTATAGGGTCAGGAGTCCTATCATTGGCTTGGGCCATTGCGCAGCTCGGTTGGGTTGCAGGACCAGCTGTTATGGTCCTATTTGCATTTGTAAATCTCTACACTTCGAATCTACTAGCACAGTGCTACAGGTCTGGCGACCCTCTCACGGGACAGAGAAATTACACCTACATGGATGCTGTCAAATCTTACTTGG GAGGACGGAAGGTGATGTTATGTGGATGGATTCAATACTTGAATTTGTTTGGTGTTGCTATTGGTTATACGATTGCAGCATCAGTCAGCATGAT GGCAATAAAGAGATCAAACTGTTTCCATAGCAGTGGAGGAAAAGATCCATGTCATATGTCAAGCAATGGGTTTATGATAACATTTGGAATCATAGAGATCTTATTTTCTCAGATACCAGACTTTGATCAAGTATGGTGGCTTTCTATAGTGGCTGCTATAATGTCTTTCACATATTCTACAGTTGGTTTGGGTCTTGGTATAGGCAAAGTTGCag GAAATGGAACCTTCAAAGGAAGCCTGACTGGTATCAGTATAGGGACGGAAACACATGCTGGACCAGTTACCTCTACACAGAAACTATGGAGAAGTTTGCAAGCTCTTGGAGCCATTGCCTTTGCCTACTCGTTCTCCATTATCCTCATCGAAATTCAG GATACAATAAGATCTCCACCTGCAGAATACAAAACCATGAAGAAAGCAACTTTATTTAGCATCATTATAACTACAATTTTCTACTTGCTCTGTGGATGCATGGGCTATGCAGCTTTTGGTGATTTGGCCCCTGGAAATCTTTTGACTGGATTTGGATTCTACAACCCCTACTGGCTATTAGACATCGCTAATGTTGCAATCGTTGTTCATCTTGTTGGTGCTTATCAG GTCTATTGCCAGCCATTGTTTGCATTTGTAGAAAAATGGAGTGCTCGGAAGTGGCCTAAGAGCGATTTTGTGACAGCAGAATATGAGGTACCCATCCCCTTTTATGGTGTGTACCAGCTGAACTTCCTCCGGCTAGTATGGAGAACAATATTTGTTATGCTGACAACTTTAATAGCCATGCTCATGCCCTTCTTCAATGATGTTGTCGGACTCCTCGGTGCCATGGGATTCTGGCCATTGACAGTTTTCTTTCCCATTGAGATGTACATTTCTCAGAAGAAGATTGGGCGATGGACAAGCCAGTGGATAGGGCTCCAGATTCTCAGTATGACTTGCCTCATGATCTCCATAGCCGCAGCTGTTGGATCTGTTGCCGGGGTTGTCTTGGATCTCAAAACTTACAAGCCATTTAAAACCAGTTACTGA
- the LOC118058810 gene encoding proteasome subunit alpha type-7, which produces MARYDRAITVFSPDGHLFQVEYALEAVRKGNAAVGVRGTDIVVLGVEKKSTAKLQDSRSVKKIVSLDDHVALVCAGLKADARVLINKARIECQSYRLTVEDPVTVEYITRYIAGLQQKYTQSGGVRPFGLSTLIVGFDPHLGVPALYQTDPSGAFSAWKANATGRNSNSMREFLEKNYKETSGQETVKLAIRALLEVVESGGKNIEIAVMTKDQGLRQLEEAEIDAIVAEIEAEKAAAEAAKKGPPKDS; this is translated from the exons ATGGCTCGATACGATCGTGCAATCACAGTGTTTTCACCGGATGGGCATTTATTTCAAGTGGAATACGCTCTTGAAGCTGTCCGTAAAGGAAATGCGGCGGTTGGTGTTCGTGGTACTGATATTGTCGTTCTTGGGGTTGAAAAGAAATCCACTGCTAAACTTCAAGATTCTAG ATCAGTGAAGAAGATTGTATCTTTGGATGATCATGTGGCACTAGTATGTGCTGGATTGAAGGCTGATGCACGTGTCCTGATTAACAAGGCACGGATTGAGTGTCAAAGCTATAGACTCACTGTTGAGGATCCTGTAACTGTTGAATATATAACACGTTACATTGCTGGTTTGCAACAGAAGTATACACAGAGTGGTGGTGTGAGGCCATTTGGTCTTTCGACCTTGATTGTTGGTTTTGACCCACACTTGGGTGTCCCTGCTCTTTACCAAACAGATCCTTCAGGAGCATTTTCAGCATGGAAAGCCAATGCTACCGGGAGAAACTCGAACTCAATGCGGGAGTTTTTGGAGAAAAACTATAAGGAAACTTCTGGGCAAGAAACTGTGAAGTTAGCAATCCGTGCTTTACTTGAA GTTGTTGAGAGTGGGGGGAAGAACATAGAAATTGCTGTGATGACAAAAGACCAAGGGCTGCGGCAGCTTGAAGAAGCTGAGATCGATGCAATTGTTGCTGAGATTGAAGCGGAGAAAGCAGCAGCAGAAGCTGCAAAGAAAGGTCCACCAAAAGATTCCTAG
- the LOC118058811 gene encoding myb-related protein 308, whose translation MGRSPCCEKAHTNKGAWTKEEDDRLVAYIRAHGEGCWRSLPKAAGLLRCGKSCRLRWINYLRPDLKRGNFTEAEDELIIKLHSLLGNKWSLIAGRLPGRTDNEIKNYWNTHIRRKLLNRGIDPATHRPLNEPAQEATTTISFTTTTTSVEEESRGSIIKEEIKEKLISATAFVCTEAKTQVQERCPDLNLELGISLPSQNQPDHHQPFKTGGSRSLCFACSLGLQNSKDCSCNVIVSTVGSSGSTSTKNGYDFLGMKSGVLDYRSLEMK comes from the exons ATGGGAAGGTCTCCTTGCTGTGAAAAAGCCCATACAAACAAGGGTGCGTGGACCAAGGAGGAAGACGATCGCCTTGTTGCTTACATTAGAGCTCATGGTGAAGGTTGCTGGCGTTCACTTCCTAAAGCCGCTGGCCTTCTTAGATGTGGCAAGAGTTGCAGACTTCGCTGGATCAACTACTTACGACCTGACCTTAAACGTGGCAATTTCACCGAAGCAGAAGATGAGCTCATTATCAAACTCCATAGCCTCCTTGGAAACAA ATGGTCACTCATAGCTGGAAGATTACCAGGGAGAACAGATAATGAGATAAAGAATTATTGGAACACACATATAAGAAGGAAGCTTTTGAACAGAGGCATAGATCCCGCAACTCATAGGCCACTCAACGAACCGGCACAGGAAGCCACAACAACAATATCTTTCACCACAACCACCACTTCAGTTGAAGAAGAGTCTCGGGGTTCTATAATTAAAGAGGAAATTAAAGAGAAGTTAATTAGCGCGACTGCTTTCGTATGCACAGAAGCGAAAACCCAAGTTCAAGAAAGGTGTCCAGACTTGAATCTCGAACTTGGAATTAGCCTTCCTTCCCAAAACCAGCCTGATCATCACCAGCCATTCAAGACCGGAGGAAGTAGAAGTCTTTGTTTTGCTTGCAGTTTGGGGCTTCAAAACAGCAAGGATTGCAGCTGCAATGTTATTGTGAGCACTGTTGGGAGCAGTGGCAGCACTAGCACAAAGAATGGTTATGACTTCTTGGGCATGAAAAGTGGTGTTTTGGATTATAGAAGTTTAGAGATGAAATAA
- the LOC118058813 gene encoding L-ascorbate peroxidase 3, translated as MALPVVDTEYLKEIDKARRDLRALIAYKNCAPIMLRLAWHDAGTYDKNSKTGGANGSIRNEEEYSHGSNSGLKIAIDFCEGVKAKHPKITYADLYQLAGVVAVEVTGGPTIDFVPGRRDSNICPKEGRLPNAKLGSPHLRDIFYRMGLSDKDIVALSGGHTLGRAHPDRSGFEGPWTQEPLKFDNSYFVELLKGETDGLLKLPTDTALLDDPAFRPYVELYAKDEEAFFRDYAASHKKLSELGFTQESSGFKVKDTTVLAQSVAGVAVAAAVVILSYFYEVRKKMK; from the exons ATGGCGTTACCGGTCGTTGACACAGAGTACCTGAAAGAGATCGACAAAGCACGTCGCGATCTCCGTGCTCTCATCGCTTACAAAAACTGCGCTCCTATCATGCTTCGCTTAGC GTGGCATGATGCAGGAACGTATGATAAGAACTCGAAAACAGGAGGAGCTAATGGTTCGATAAGGAATGAAGAAGAGTACTCTCATGGTTCTAATAGTGGCTTGAAAATCGCTATCGATTTTTGCG agggAGTGAAGGCGAAACATCCGAAGATTACTTATGCGGATTTATACCAG CTTGCAGGTGTTGTTGCAGTGGAGGTCACTGGGGGTCCAACCATTGATTTTGTTCCTGGTAGAAGG GATTCAAATATTTGTCCCAAGGAAGGGCGACTTCCAAATGCTAAACTAG GTTCACCACATTTGAGGGACATCTTTTATCGGATGGGTCTGTCTGATAAAGATATCGTGGCACTTTCTGGAGGTCATACTCTG GGAAGGGCACATCCAGACAGATCTGGTTTTGAAGGGCCCTGGACTCAGGAACCTCTAAAGTTTGATAACTCGTACTTTGT GGAACTGTTGAAGGGGGAGACAGATGGGTTATTGAAACTTCCAACAGACACTGCTTTGTTGGATGACCCTGCGTTCCGTCCTTATGTTGAGCTGTATGCTAAG GACGAAGAAGCATTCTTTAGAGACTACGCGGCTTCGCACAAGAAGCTTTCAGAACTGGGGTTCACTCAAGAGTCTTCTGGGTTCAAGGTAAAGGATACCACTGTACTGGCACAAAGTGTAGCTGGAGTTGCAGTTGCTGCGGCTGTCGTGATCCTTAGCTATTTCTACGAAGTTCGCAAGAAAATGAAGTAG
- the LOC118058812 gene encoding synaptotagmin-2, protein MGFLRTISGFCGFGVGVSTGLTIGYYLFIFFQPTDVKDPEVRPLAEQDSETLQRILPEIPLWVKNPDYDRIDWLNRFIQLMWPYLDKAICKTVKNIATPIIAEQIPKYKIDAVEFETLTLGTLPPTFHGMKVYVTDEKELIMEPCIKWAGNPNVTVVVKAFGLKATAQVVDLQVFASPRITLKPLVPSFPCFANIYVSLMEKPHVDFGLKLLGADLMSIPGFYRVVQEIIKDQVANMCLWPKTLEVPILDPANAMKRPVGILKVKVLRAMKLKKKDLMGASDPYVKIKLTEDKLPAKKTTVKHKNLNPEWNEEFNLVVKDPESQALELRVFDWEQVGKHDRMGMNVVPLKDLTPEEPKVMTLDLLKNMDLNDPQNEKSRGQLMVELTYKPFKEDDLNKSFKDEVEQKAPEGTPAGGGLLVVTIHEAQDVEGKHHTNPYVRLLFRGEEMKTKRVKKNRDPRWEEEFQFTLEEPPVNAKLHVEVVSTSSRIGLLNPKESLGYAEINLSDVVSNRRINERFHLIDSKNGKIQIELQWRPAS, encoded by the exons atggggtTTCTTAGGACAATATCAGGGTTCTGTGGATTTGGTGTTGGAGTTTCCACGGGTCTCACCATCGGTTATTACCTCTTTATCTTCTTCCAACCCACCGATGTCAAG GATCCTGAGGTTCGGCCATTGGCAGAGCAAGACTCCGAAACTTTGCAACGGATTCTTCCAGAAATACCGCTATGGGTGAAAAATCCAGACTATGATCGC ATTGATTGGCTTAACAGGTTTATTCAACTTATGTGGCCTTACCTCGACAAG GCCATTTGTAAGACTGTGAAGAATATTGCAACGCCGATAATTGCTGAGCAGATTCCGAAATACAAAATTGATGCGGTTGAGTTTGAAACTCTTACACTTGGAACCCTACCGCCAACTTTTCACG GTATGAAAGTTTATGTCACTGATGAGAAGGAGTTGATAATGGAACCATGCATCAAATGGGCTGGAAATCCTAATGTCACTGTTGTTGTTAAAGCATTTGGGTTGAAAGCAACTGCTCAG GTGGTTGATTTACAAGTTTTTGCTTCACCACGCATAACTTTGAAGCCCCTGGTTCCTAGTTTTCCTTGTTTTGCCAACATCTATGTGTCTCTCATGGAGAAG CCACATGTTGACTTTGGGCTCAAGCTCTTGGGGGCTGATCTAATGTCAATACCTGGCTTTTACAGGGTCGTCCAG GAGATTATTAAAGATCAGGTTGCAAACATGTGTCTATGGCCTAAAACCCTGGAAGTACCCATCTTGGATCCTGCAAA TGCCATGAAGAGGCCTGTGGGAATTCTCAAAGTGAAGGTTTTGAGGGCAATGaagctgaagaagaaagatCTGATGGGAGCATCAGACCCTTATGTGAAAATAAAGCTGACTGAAGATAAGCTTCCAGCCAAAAAGACTACTGTGAAGCACAAGAACTTGAACCCTGAATGGAATGAAGAATTCAATTTGGTTGTTAAAGATCCAGAGTCTCAGGCTTTAGAGCTTCGTGTTTTTGACTGGGAGCAG GTAGGCAAACATGACAGGATGGGTATGAATGTAGTGCCACTGAAAGATCTCACACCAGAGGAACCAAAAGTCATGACTCTCGACCTCCTTAAAAATATGGACTTGAATGATCCTCAGAATGAAAAGTCACGAGGGCAGCTTATGGTGGAATTGACATATAAACCCTTCAAAGAGGACGATTTAAACAAAAGTTTTAAAGATGAGGTGGAACAGAAGGCTCCTGAAGGGACCCCTGCTGGTGGAGGTCTGCTTGTTGTAACAATTCATGAAGCTCAGGATGTTGAAGGAAAGCATCACACTAATCCATACGTACGACTTCTTTTTAGAGGGGAGGAGATGAAGACCAAG CGTGTAAAGAAGAACAGAGATCCTAGATGGGAGGAGGAATTCCAGTTTACACTGGAGGAGCCCCCCGTTAATGCGAAGCTACATGTGGAAGTTGTTAGCACCTCATCCAGGATTGGCCTGCTCAATCCAAAG GAATCACTTGGTTATGCGGAGATCAATCTCTCAGATGTTGTTAGCAACAGAAGAATCAACGAGAGGTTTCACCTTATAGACTCGAAGAATGGAAAGATTCAGATTGAGCTGCAGTGGAGACCAGCTTCATAA